The genomic window GAGCAGGGCCGAGCGTCCCGGGTGGGCCAGCTTCCGCTTCATCGTCACTCTCCTCGGCCAGAGGATACCGCGTCCCGGTACCCCTCGATCGGGAGGACCTCGCTGCCGTCGTCGAGCGCCTGCGCGAGATCCCAGTAGCGCTGCAGCGGGATCGCGTCCGCGCGCGAGGGCAGGATGGGCGGCCAGGGGGGGAAGGCCTCGGGGGGGACTGCGCCCACCATGTGGCTGCGGTCCGAGGAGAAGCGCGCGACGAAGGCGGCGGCGGGGATGCGACGGACGAAGGCGCGGAAGGCCTCGGGCAGCCCGGCCTGCGGCGGGAAGGTCGCCCGCAGGTAGTCCTCCACGGGCATCGGGAAGGGCAGGCGGGTGTCGAGGTCATAGACGAGGCCGCCGGCCCGGACGACCACGTGGTAGTCCCAGACGACCAGGCCCATCTCCGCCTCCTCTCCCCGCGCCTGCTGGAGCATCAACACCCTGCACGCGGGGTTCGAGAAGAGCAGGACCTCGGCCTCCTCGCCCGCCTCGAGCAGCCGCCCGGCCAGGTGCCAGGCGTTCTCCTCGCAGAAGAGCGGGCAATGGAGCTGGTCGTCGCGTTCCACCGTCCCCGGTTTCTACTGGATATGATGAGGGGATGCGAAGCACCCTCGCCGCCCTGCTGCTCCTGCCGGCCCTGGCCCTCGGCCAGCCGCTGCGGCCGGAGGAGCAGGTGGACGCGCCCGCCGCCGAGGAGGTCGTGCGGACGATCGAGATCGCCCGGGGCACCCAGCAGCTCGTCGACGTCGCCGGCGTGGAGCGGGTGTCGATCGGCGACGACGCGGTGGCCGACGCGAGGGTGATCGAGGGCGACCAGCTCCTGCTCACCGCCCTGAAGCGCGGGAGCACGAGCCTGATCGTCTGGCTCCCCACCCACCGGGAGGCCTACCGGGTGGTGGTGACCGACTCCCGCGTGGTGGAAGAGGCCCGCAGCGTGCTCGAGGCGGCCGGGCTCTCCCCGCAGCTCTCCCTGATCGAGACCTCGACCGGCAAGCTGGTGCTGCGCGGTGAGCTCCACACCCTCGCCGAGCTCGAGCGCTACCGCAGCGCCGCCCGGATGCTCCCCGGAGAGGTGGTCGATCTGGTGCGGGCCGACACCGCCATCTACCGGGAGCTCG from Deltaproteobacteria bacterium includes these protein-coding regions:
- a CDS encoding pilus assembly protein N-terminal domain-containing protein; this translates as MRSTLAALLLLPALALGQPLRPEEQVDAPAAEEVVRTIEIARGTQQLVDVAGVERVSIGDDAVADARVIEGDQLLLTALKRGSTSLIVWLPTHREAYRVVVTDSRVVEEARSVLEAAGLSPQLSLIETSTGKLVLRGELHTLAELERYRSAARMLPGEVVDLVRADTAIYRELAARITEALHAADLPGAEAVAVHGTIFLEGSVPDEDERERAMKIARAIHGDIVTRLE